In one Streptomyces marincola genomic region, the following are encoded:
- a CDS encoding acetyl/propionyl/methylcrotonyl-CoA carboxylase subunit alpha: protein MFDTVLVANRGEIAVRVIRTLRRLGIASAAVYSDADAGARHVAEADMAVRIGPERAAHSYLSVSALLRAAERTGADAVHPGYGFLAENADFARAVTAAGLAFIGPPADAIETMGDKIRAKETVRAAGVPVVPGAHGAGLADAVRAMGPPVLLKPSAGGGGKGMRLVRDPARLDDEIDAARREARAAFGDDTLLAERWIDRPRHIEIQVLADRHGTVVHLGERECSLQRRHQKIVEEAPSPLLDPATRAAMGEAAVRAARACGYVGAGTVEFIVPAGDRAAYCFMEMNTRLQVEHPVTELITGLDLVEWQVRVAAGEPLPFGQDGVPAARGHAVEARVCAETATVAPGGGGAVAFLPSAGTVRLLREPSGEGVRVDSGLAEGTEVGTAYDPMLAKVVAHGPDRATALRRLRAALARTTVLGVDTNTGFLRRLLAHPAVLAGDFDTGLVAEAAAGLLAGPVPDEVYAAVALLRQEALRPVPDATGWVDPFSVPSGWRLGEPPAWTTHRLRVAGQEPVAVAVRPGEVRIGTGPPLPARLLGAGGGGEAEAAGERATVRVACAGAVHTFAHAADSGGHWLGRDGDAWHVRGHDPVAAARAGAATGRDELSAPMPGTVTVVKAAVGDAVRAGQGLLVVEAMKMEHVIAAPHDGTVTELRVTAGTAVAIDQVLVRVAPAEEER from the coding sequence ATGTTCGACACCGTGCTCGTCGCCAACCGCGGCGAGATCGCCGTCCGCGTCATCCGCACCCTGCGCCGCCTCGGCATCGCCTCGGCCGCGGTCTACAGCGACGCCGACGCCGGGGCCCGCCACGTGGCCGAGGCCGACATGGCGGTGCGCATCGGGCCGGAACGGGCCGCGCACAGCTACCTGTCGGTGTCCGCCCTGCTGCGCGCGGCCGAACGGACCGGCGCCGACGCGGTGCACCCCGGCTACGGGTTCCTCGCCGAGAACGCGGACTTCGCGCGCGCCGTCACCGCGGCGGGCCTGGCGTTCATCGGACCGCCCGCCGACGCGATCGAGACCATGGGCGACAAGATCAGGGCCAAGGAAACGGTGCGCGCCGCGGGCGTGCCCGTGGTGCCGGGGGCGCACGGCGCGGGGCTCGCCGACGCGGTGCGCGCCATGGGCCCGCCGGTGCTCCTGAAGCCCTCGGCGGGAGGCGGCGGCAAGGGGATGCGCCTGGTGCGCGACCCGGCGCGACTCGACGACGAGATCGACGCCGCGCGCCGGGAGGCGAGGGCGGCGTTCGGCGACGACACCCTCCTCGCCGAACGCTGGATCGACCGGCCGCGGCACATCGAGATCCAGGTGCTCGCCGACCGGCACGGCACGGTCGTGCACCTCGGCGAGCGCGAGTGCTCGCTCCAGCGCCGCCACCAGAAGATCGTCGAGGAGGCCCCGAGCCCGCTGCTCGACCCGGCGACCCGCGCCGCGATGGGCGAGGCGGCGGTGCGCGCGGCCAGGGCCTGCGGCTACGTCGGCGCGGGCACGGTCGAGTTCATCGTGCCCGCGGGGGACCGGGCGGCGTACTGCTTCATGGAGATGAACACCCGGCTCCAGGTCGAGCACCCCGTGACCGAGCTGATCACCGGCCTCGACCTCGTCGAGTGGCAGGTGCGGGTGGCCGCGGGCGAGCCGCTGCCCTTCGGGCAGGACGGCGTGCCGGCCGCGCGCGGCCACGCCGTCGAGGCCCGCGTCTGCGCCGAGACCGCGACCGTGGCGCCGGGCGGCGGGGGAGCGGTGGCGTTCCTGCCGTCGGCCGGCACCGTCCGCCTGCTGCGCGAGCCCTCGGGCGAGGGCGTGCGCGTGGACTCGGGGCTGGCCGAGGGCACCGAGGTCGGCACCGCGTACGACCCGATGCTCGCCAAGGTCGTCGCGCACGGGCCCGACCGCGCCACGGCGCTGCGCCGGCTCAGGGCGGCGCTGGCCCGCACGACGGTGCTCGGGGTCGACACCAACACCGGGTTCCTGCGCCGCCTGCTGGCCCACCCGGCCGTGCTCGCCGGGGACTTCGACACCGGGCTCGTGGCCGAGGCGGCGGCCGGGCTGCTCGCGGGCCCCGTGCCCGACGAGGTGTACGCGGCGGTGGCGCTGCTGCGGCAGGAGGCGCTGCGGCCGGTGCCGGACGCGACGGGGTGGGTGGACCCGTTCTCTGTGCCCTCCGGCTGGCGGCTGGGCGAGCCGCCCGCCTGGACGACGCACAGGCTGCGGGTCGCGGGGCAGGAGCCGGTGGCGGTCGCGGTGCGGCCCGGCGAGGTCAGGATCGGAACCGGGCCGCCGCTCCCCGCCCGGCTGCTCGGCGCGGGCGGGGGCGGGGAGGCGGAGGCGGCCGGTGAACGGGCCACGGTGCGCGTGGCGTGCGCCGGCGCGGTCCACACGTTCGCGCACGCCGCCGACTCCGGCGGCCACTGGCTGGGCCGGGACGGCGACGCCTGGCACGTGCGGGGCCACGACCCGGTGGCCGCCGCCCGCGCGGGCGCGGCGACGGGCCGGGACGAGCTCTCCGCGCCCATGCCCGGCACGGTCACGGTCGTGAAGGCGGCCGTGGGCGACGCGGTGCGCGCGGGGCAGGGCCTGCTGGTCGTCGAGGCGATGAAGATGGAGCACGTCATCGCCGCCCCGCACGACGGCACGGTCACCGAGCTGAGGGTGACCGCGGGCACCGCCGTCGCCATCGACCAGGTCCTCGTCCGCGTCGCCCCGGCGGAGGAGGAGCGATGA
- a CDS encoding hydroxymethylglutaryl-CoA lyase — protein MSEVTGRPAPARAPAGVPAEHGLPARVRIHEVGPRDGLQNEPTAVPVEVKAEFIHRLAAAGLRTIEATSFVRPDLVPQLADAEALYPLLADLDVRLPVLVPNARGLDRALALGVREIAVFASVTESFAQANLGRGVDASLDMFAPVVARATEAGVPVRGYLSMCFGDPWEGHVPVADTVRVARRLLDLGCAELSLGDTIGVATANQVTDLLTALGAAGVPVERVAVHFHDTYGQALANTLTALRHGVTTVDASAGGLGGCPFARSATGNLATEDLLWMLDGLGVETGVDLGRLTETSRWLAGRLGRPSPSRTVRALSREDAEQRQPRRPSS, from the coding sequence ATGAGCGAGGTCACCGGCCGGCCCGCCCCGGCCCGCGCTCCCGCGGGCGTTCCCGCGGAGCACGGCCTGCCCGCGCGCGTGCGCATCCACGAGGTCGGCCCGCGCGACGGGCTCCAGAACGAGCCGACGGCCGTGCCGGTCGAGGTGAAGGCCGAGTTCATCCACCGCCTGGCCGCCGCCGGGCTGCGGACCATCGAGGCCACCAGCTTCGTGCGCCCGGACCTCGTGCCCCAGCTCGCGGACGCGGAAGCTCTCTACCCGCTGCTCGCCGACCTCGACGTGCGGCTGCCCGTGCTCGTGCCGAACGCGCGCGGCCTCGACCGCGCGCTGGCCCTCGGGGTGCGCGAGATCGCCGTCTTCGCCAGCGTCACCGAGTCGTTCGCACAGGCGAATCTCGGCCGCGGGGTCGACGCGTCCCTCGACATGTTCGCGCCCGTCGTGGCGCGGGCGACCGAGGCCGGGGTCCCGGTGCGCGGCTACCTCTCGATGTGCTTCGGGGACCCCTGGGAGGGGCACGTCCCGGTGGCCGACACCGTCCGGGTGGCCCGCCGCCTGCTCGACCTCGGCTGCGCCGAGCTGAGCCTCGGCGACACCATCGGGGTCGCCACGGCGAACCAGGTCACCGACCTGCTGACCGCCCTGGGCGCGGCGGGCGTGCCGGTCGAACGCGTCGCCGTCCACTTCCACGACACCTACGGGCAGGCCCTCGCCAACACCCTGACCGCCCTGCGGCACGGCGTCACCACCGTCGACGCCTCGGCCGGGGGGCTGGGCGGCTGCCCGTTCGCGCGCAGCGCCACCGGCAACCTCGCCACCGAGGACCTGCTGTGGATGCTGGACGGCCTGGGCGTCGAGACCGGCGTCGACCTCGGCCGGCTCACCGAGACCAGCCGGTGGCTGGCCGGCCGGCTCGGCCGGCCGAGCCCGTCCCGCACCGTGCGCGCCCTGTCCCGCGAGGACGCCGAGCAACGCCAGCCGAGGAGGCCGAGTTCATGA
- a CDS encoding acyl-CoA dehydrogenase family protein — MTLDHRLSPEHEELRRTVEAFAHDVVAPKIGEFYERHEFPYEIVREMGRMGLFGLPFPEEYGGMGGDYLALCLALEELARVDSSVAITLEAGVSLGAMPIHRFGTEEQKRRWLPRLCSGDMLGAFGLTEPDCGSDAGGTRTTAVRDGDTWVINGTKSFITNSGTDITGLITVTAVTGRKPDGAPAISTLIVPAGTPGLTVARPYSKVGWNASDTRELHFADVRVPADSLLGEEGRGYAQFLRILDEGRIAISALATGLAQGCLDESVAYAKSRSAFGRPIGANQAIQFKLADMAARAHTARVAWRDAASRLLAGEPFKREAAIAKLHSSDVAVTNAREATQIHGGYGFMNEYPVARMWRDAKILEIGEGTSEVQRLLISRELGLAELAASA; from the coding sequence ATGACCCTGGACCACCGCCTGAGCCCGGAGCACGAGGAACTGCGCCGCACCGTCGAGGCGTTCGCGCACGACGTGGTCGCGCCGAAGATCGGGGAGTTCTACGAGCGCCACGAGTTCCCCTACGAGATCGTCCGCGAGATGGGCCGCATGGGCCTGTTCGGGCTGCCGTTCCCCGAGGAGTACGGCGGCATGGGCGGCGACTACCTCGCGCTGTGCCTCGCCCTTGAGGAGCTGGCGCGCGTCGACTCGTCGGTGGCCATCACCCTGGAGGCCGGGGTGTCGCTCGGCGCGATGCCGATCCACCGCTTCGGCACGGAGGAGCAGAAGCGCCGCTGGCTGCCGCGCCTGTGCAGCGGCGACATGCTGGGCGCGTTCGGCCTCACGGAACCCGACTGCGGCTCGGACGCGGGCGGCACCCGCACCACGGCCGTGCGGGACGGGGACACGTGGGTGATCAACGGCACCAAGAGCTTCATCACCAACTCGGGCACCGACATCACCGGCCTGATCACGGTGACCGCCGTCACCGGCCGCAAGCCGGACGGCGCCCCGGCGATCTCCACGCTGATCGTGCCCGCCGGCACGCCGGGGCTCACGGTCGCCCGGCCGTACTCCAAGGTCGGCTGGAACGCGTCGGACACCCGCGAACTGCACTTCGCCGACGTCCGGGTGCCGGCCGACAGCCTGCTGGGCGAGGAGGGCCGGGGCTACGCGCAGTTCCTGCGCATCCTCGACGAGGGACGCATCGCCATCTCCGCGCTCGCCACGGGACTGGCCCAGGGCTGCCTCGACGAGTCGGTGGCCTACGCGAAGAGCCGCTCCGCGTTCGGCCGCCCGATCGGCGCGAACCAGGCCATCCAGTTCAAGCTGGCCGACATGGCGGCCAGGGCCCACACCGCCCGCGTCGCCTGGCGCGACGCGGCGTCGCGGCTGCTGGCGGGCGAGCCGTTCAAGCGGGAGGCGGCGATCGCCAAGCTGCACTCCTCGGACGTGGCCGTGACCAACGCCCGCGAGGCCACCCAGATCCACGGCGGCTACGGCTTCATGAACGAGTACCCGGTGGCGCGCATGTGGCGGGACGCGAAGATCCTGGAGATCGGCGAGGGCACGAGCGAGGTGCAGCGGCTGCTGATCAGCAGGGAACTCGGCCTGGCCGAGCTCGCCGCGTCCGCCTGA
- a CDS encoding DUF4429 domain-containing protein — protein sequence MAEINQPTGTWTFDGDTVRIVPGHGRGVHALRTMLGEIALPLAAVAGVSYEAGRKAGRLRLRLRPGADPLTQATGGALPDAADPYRLEVERDRAGVAEYFADAVRDARTIEQVEDTATDRFLLPGPAVPLTLHGSDGEMFFDGEEIRLSWNWATEEAKKSTGTHRVGLADLAGVSWSPPRLESGYLRLLPRHGPHMGKPAHDPNCVVLWGWRPGREVAESALLAAAVTARLPHPSGVGAAADGPLAKGPVAGQTDPDTVLRRLRELGELHRSGVLTDEEFSAAKKAMLDRL from the coding sequence ATGGCAGAGATCAACCAGCCGACAGGAACGTGGACGTTCGACGGCGACACGGTGCGCATCGTCCCGGGGCACGGCCGGGGGGTGCACGCCCTGCGCACCATGCTCGGGGAGATCGCCCTGCCGCTGGCGGCGGTGGCCGGCGTGTCCTACGAGGCGGGCCGCAAGGCCGGCCGGCTGCGGCTGCGGCTGCGCCCCGGCGCCGATCCGCTGACGCAGGCCACCGGCGGCGCGCTGCCTGACGCGGCCGACCCCTACCGCCTGGAGGTCGAACGCGATCGCGCCGGTGTCGCCGAGTACTTCGCGGACGCGGTGCGCGACGCGCGCACCATCGAGCAGGTCGAGGACACGGCCACCGACCGCTTCCTGCTGCCGGGACCGGCCGTGCCGCTGACCCTGCACGGCTCCGACGGCGAGATGTTCTTCGACGGCGAGGAGATCCGCCTGTCCTGGAACTGGGCGACCGAGGAGGCCAAGAAGAGCACGGGGACCCACCGGGTCGGGCTCGCCGACCTGGCCGGGGTCTCGTGGTCGCCGCCGCGGCTTGAGAGCGGCTACCTGCGGCTGCTGCCCCGGCACGGCCCGCACATGGGCAAGCCGGCGCACGACCCGAACTGCGTGGTGCTGTGGGGCTGGCGCCCGGGCCGCGAGGTCGCCGAGTCGGCCCTGCTGGCCGCCGCCGTCACGGCCCGCCTGCCGCACCCGTCGGGTGTCGGCGCGGCGGCCGACGGCCCCCTGGCGAAGGGCCCGGTGGCCGGGCAGACCGACCCGGACACCGTGCTGCGGCGCCTGCGGGAGCTGGGGGAGCTGCACCGGAGCGGCGTGCTCACGGACGAGGAGTTCTCGGCGGCCAAGAAGGCGATGCTCGACCGGCTGTGA
- the glmS gene encoding glutamine--fructose-6-phosphate transaminase (isomerizing): protein MCGIVGYIGTRDVAPLLLEGLQRLEYRGYDSAGIAIQNSGRGGGLKTVKNAGRVRDLESKVPARFSGTSGIAHTRWATHGAPNDANAHPHLDAAGRIAVVHNGIIDNSADLRAKLAADGVELASETDTEVLAHLIARARGEKLEDKVREALRYIEGTYGIAVLHADFPDRIVVARNGSPVVLGIGEKEMFVASDVAALISHTRQVITLDDGEMATIKADDYRTYTTDGSRTSAAPTTVEWEAESYDMGGHDTYMHKEIAEQTEAVDRVLRGRIDDRFATVRLGGLNLDARAARGVRRVKILGCGSAYHAGLIGAQMIEELARIPADAEPASEFRYRNAVVDPDTLYIATSQSGETYDTLAAVQELKRKGAMVLGVVNVVGSAIARETDGGIYVHAGPEVCVVSTKCFTNTAVAFALLALHLGRIRDLSVADGKRIIEGLRRLPGQIAEILREEDRIAKLAAEFAEARSMMFVGRVRGFPVAKEASLKLKEVSYIHAEAYPASELKHGPLALVEPAVPTVAIVPTDELLDKNRATLEEIKARSGRILAVAHEEQPKADSTIVVPRNEPELDPVLMGIPLQLLAYHTALALGRDIDKPRNLAKSVTVE from the coding sequence ATGTGTGGGATCGTCGGATATATCGGCACAAGGGATGTCGCGCCCCTCCTGCTGGAGGGTCTCCAGCGGCTGGAGTACCGGGGGTACGACTCGGCGGGCATCGCGATCCAGAACAGCGGGCGCGGCGGCGGCCTCAAGACCGTGAAGAACGCCGGCCGGGTCCGCGACCTGGAGAGCAAGGTCCCCGCCCGGTTCTCCGGAACCAGCGGCATCGCCCACACCCGGTGGGCGACGCACGGCGCCCCCAACGACGCCAACGCCCACCCGCACCTGGACGCCGCGGGGCGCATCGCCGTCGTGCACAACGGCATCATCGACAACTCCGCCGACCTGCGGGCCAAACTGGCCGCCGACGGCGTCGAGCTGGCCTCCGAGACCGACACCGAGGTGCTGGCGCACCTCATCGCCCGGGCGCGGGGCGAGAAGCTGGAGGACAAGGTCCGCGAGGCCCTGCGGTACATCGAGGGCACCTACGGCATCGCGGTGCTGCACGCCGACTTCCCCGACCGCATCGTCGTGGCGCGCAACGGCTCGCCCGTGGTGCTCGGCATCGGCGAGAAGGAGATGTTCGTCGCCTCCGACGTCGCCGCCCTGATCAGCCACACCCGCCAGGTGATCACCCTGGACGACGGCGAGATGGCCACCATCAAGGCCGACGACTACCGCACCTACACGACCGACGGCAGCCGCACCTCGGCCGCGCCGACCACCGTCGAGTGGGAGGCCGAGAGCTACGACATGGGCGGCCACGACACCTACATGCACAAGGAGATCGCCGAGCAGACCGAGGCGGTGGACCGGGTGCTGCGCGGCCGGATCGACGACCGGTTCGCCACGGTGCGGCTCGGCGGCCTGAACCTGGACGCCAGGGCGGCGCGCGGCGTGCGGCGGGTGAAGATCCTGGGCTGCGGTTCCGCCTACCACGCGGGTCTGATCGGCGCCCAGATGATCGAGGAGCTGGCGCGCATCCCGGCGGACGCCGAGCCGGCCAGCGAGTTCCGCTACCGCAACGCGGTGGTCGACCCCGACACCCTCTACATCGCCACGAGCCAGTCCGGCGAGACCTACGACACGCTGGCGGCCGTGCAGGAGCTCAAGCGCAAGGGCGCCATGGTGCTCGGCGTGGTCAACGTGGTCGGCTCCGCCATCGCGCGGGAGACGGACGGCGGGATCTACGTGCACGCCGGGCCCGAGGTGTGCGTCGTGTCCACCAAGTGCTTCACCAACACGGCCGTGGCCTTCGCGCTGCTCGCGCTGCACCTCGGGCGGATCAGGGACCTGTCGGTCGCGGACGGCAAGCGCATCATCGAGGGCCTGCGCCGGCTGCCGGGGCAGATCGCCGAGATCCTGCGCGAGGAGGACCGGATCGCCAAGCTCGCGGCCGAGTTCGCCGAGGCGCGGAGCATGATGTTCGTGGGCCGGGTCCGGGGCTTCCCGGTGGCGAAGGAGGCCTCCCTGAAGCTGAAGGAGGTCTCCTACATCCACGCCGAGGCGTACCCCGCGTCCGAGCTGAAGCACGGTCCGCTGGCCCTGGTCGAGCCCGCGGTGCCGACGGTGGCGATCGTTCCGACGGACGAGCTGCTGGACAAGAACCGGGCGACCCTTGAGGAGATCAAGGCGCGCAGCGGGCGCATTCTGGCCGTCGCGCACGAGGAGCAGCCGAAGGCCGACAGCACGATCGTGGTGCCGCGCAACGAGCCGGAGCTCGACCCGGTGCTCATGGGCATCCCGCTCCAGCTGCTCGCCTACCACACAGCGCTCGCCCTGGGCAGGGACATCGACAAGCCCCGGAATCTGGCCAAGTCCGTGACGGTCGAATAG
- a CDS encoding universal stress protein, which produces MAGYEFPEPADRRQVADPSSPPDPVEEAGGSHDPAFQHGVVVGFDGSMSSERALAYAVGMARRSGSGLIIVHVANRLPTTVWAGCEPPALVDVPDHRTEVLGLELACADHLSDVPWVLLERGGDICHELEEVGQEYEADAIVVGTTHGLLSRLFGSVSGRLARRAQRPVVVIP; this is translated from the coding sequence ATGGCTGGATACGAGTTCCCCGAACCAGCGGATCGCCGGCAGGTCGCCGATCCCTCCTCCCCTCCCGACCCGGTGGAGGAAGCGGGAGGGTCGCACGACCCGGCGTTCCAGCACGGCGTGGTGGTGGGCTTCGACGGCTCGATGTCGAGCGAGCGCGCCCTGGCGTACGCCGTGGGCATGGCCAGGCGGTCCGGCTCCGGACTGATCATCGTGCACGTGGCCAACCGGCTGCCCACCACCGTGTGGGCCGGCTGCGAGCCGCCGGCCCTCGTGGACGTGCCCGACCACAGGACCGAGGTGCTCGGTCTTGAGCTGGCCTGCGCCGACCACCTCTCCGACGTGCCCTGGGTCCTTCTCGAACGCGGCGGCGACATCTGCCACGAGCTGGAGGAGGTCGGCCAGGAGTACGAGGCCGACGCGATCGTCGTCGGGACCACGCACGGACTGCTCAGCCGGCTGTTCGGCTCGGTCTCGGGGCGGCTCGCCCGGCGCGCGCAGCGCCCGGTGGTCGTCATCCCCTGA
- a CDS encoding GlxA family transcriptional regulator — protein MSQDPTHGPEPAVKLAARRRREVVAVLLFSGSPMFESSIPLSVFGVDRQDAGVPRYRLLACAGEEGPLRTTAGLELRAPYGLGAVARAGTVIVPAWRSITGPPPAAALAALRRAHSEGARIVGLCTGAFALGAAGLLDGRPATTHWMYAPTLAKRYPSVHVDPRELFVDDGDILTSAGTAAGIDLCLHIVRQDHGPEAAAALARRLVLPPRRGSGTETGAHRHLDRSLPEDIGADPLAEVVAWALEHLHEQFDVETLAARAYMSRRTFDRRFRALTGSAPLQWLITQRVLQAQRLLEVSDYSVDEVAGRCGFRSPVALRGHFRRQLGASPAAYRAAYRARQQDTVDRAKPAGDGFSPRLPGQRSRPVP, from the coding sequence ATGAGCCAGGACCCAACGCACGGCCCCGAGCCCGCCGTCAAGCTGGCTGCCCGACGCCGCCGCGAAGTCGTCGCGGTGCTGCTGTTCAGCGGCAGTCCCATGTTCGAGAGTTCCATTCCGCTGTCCGTCTTCGGGGTCGACCGCCAGGACGCGGGCGTACCGCGCTACCGGCTGCTCGCCTGCGCGGGCGAGGAGGGGCCGCTGCGCACCACGGCGGGTCTCGAACTGAGAGCGCCCTACGGCCTGGGGGCCGTGGCCAGGGCGGGCACCGTGATCGTGCCCGCGTGGCGGTCCATCACCGGCCCGCCGCCGGCCGCCGCGCTCGCCGCGCTGCGCCGCGCGCACAGCGAGGGCGCCAGGATCGTGGGCCTGTGCACGGGCGCGTTCGCGCTGGGCGCCGCCGGGCTGCTCGACGGCCGGCCCGCGACCACCCACTGGATGTACGCGCCGACCCTCGCCAAGCGGTACCCCTCGGTCCACGTGGACCCGAGGGAGCTGTTCGTCGACGACGGCGACATCCTCACCTCGGCCGGCACCGCTGCGGGCATCGACCTGTGCCTCCACATCGTCCGGCAGGACCACGGCCCCGAGGCGGCCGCGGCGCTCGCCCGCCGCCTGGTGCTGCCGCCGCGCCGGGGCAGCGGAACGGAGACGGGGGCGCACCGGCACCTCGACCGCTCTTTACCCGAGGACATCGGGGCCGACCCGCTCGCCGAGGTCGTCGCCTGGGCCCTCGAACATCTGCATGAGCAGTTCGACGTGGAGACGCTGGCCGCGCGCGCCTACATGAGCCGGCGCACGTTCGACCGCAGGTTCCGCGCGCTCACCGGCAGTGCCCCGCTGCAATGGCTGATCACGCAGCGTGTCCTCCAGGCGCAGCGGCTGCTTGAGGTGTCCGACTACTCGGTGGACGAGGTGGCCGGCCGGTGCGGCTTCCGTTCCCCGGTGGCGCTGCGCGGCCACTTCAGGCGGCAGCTCGGGGCGTCCCCCGCCGCCTACCGGGCCGCGTACCGGGCCAGGCAGCAGGACACGGTGGACCGGGCCAAGCCGGCGGGCGACGGCTTCTCGCCGCGCCTGCCCGGCCAGCGGAGCCGCCCCGTACCGTGA
- the orn gene encoding oligoribonuclease has product MNDRMVWIDCEMTGLSLADDALIEVAALVTDSELNVLGDGVDVVIRPPAAALESMPEVVRAMHTASGLLDELAAGTTLREAEDLVLDYIRRHAPEAGKTPLCGNSIGTDRGFLARDMPRLETHLHYRVIDVSSVKELARRWYPRAYFNSPEKSGNHRALADIRESIAELRYYREAIFVPQPGPDSDAAKRIAAQHVVR; this is encoded by the coding sequence ATGAACGATCGCATGGTGTGGATCGACTGCGAGATGACCGGGCTTTCGCTGGCCGACGACGCGCTCATCGAGGTGGCCGCGTTGGTGACCGACTCCGAGCTGAACGTGCTCGGAGACGGGGTCGACGTGGTGATCCGGCCGCCGGCCGCGGCCCTGGAGTCGATGCCCGAGGTGGTGCGGGCGATGCACACGGCCTCCGGCCTGCTGGACGAGCTGGCCGCGGGCACCACGCTCCGTGAGGCCGAGGACCTCGTCCTCGACTACATCAGGCGGCACGCGCCCGAGGCCGGCAAGACGCCCCTGTGCGGCAACTCGATCGGCACCGACCGCGGCTTCCTGGCCCGGGACATGCCGCGCCTTGAGACCCACCTGCACTACCGCGTGATCGACGTCTCCTCGGTGAAGGAGCTGGCCCGCCGCTGGTACCCGCGGGCCTACTTCAACAGCCCGGAGAAGAGCGGCAACCACCGGGCGCTCGCGGACATCAGGGAGTCCATCGCCGAGCTGCGCTACTACCGGGAGGCCATCTTCGTCCCGCAGCCGGGCCCGGACAGCGACGCGGCCAAGCGGATCGCGGCCCAGCACGTGGTGCGCTGA
- a CDS encoding N-acetylmuramoyl-L-alanine amidase, whose translation MASPLSAARLVSALKGEGVRIVEHRSWRTHNRNHVGAWGPVHGVMIHHTVTSGTDATVDLCYDGRSDLPGPLCHGVIAKDGTVHLVGHGRANHAGSGDGDVLDAVIAERTLPPDNQADTDGNRHFYGFECVNLGDNKDPWPPAQVEAIVRASAALCRAHGWGKQGTTSVIGHLEWQPGKIDPRGPGISMSDLRKRVAERLRHPADWDPEEDDMPLSDADIEKVAKAAARQVALYRDERLDVRDARQMWDDAASPHHTWQFRPSGADADAWGLLSRTHSEVVALRAAVAELAGALAAQDGSVDADELVARIERAVAGTREE comes from the coding sequence ATGGCTTCTCCACTTTCCGCCGCCAGGCTGGTGAGCGCGCTCAAGGGGGAGGGCGTCCGGATCGTCGAGCACAGGTCCTGGCGTACGCACAACAGGAACCACGTCGGTGCCTGGGGCCCGGTGCACGGTGTGATGATCCATCACACCGTGACCAGCGGCACCGACGCCACGGTGGACCTGTGCTACGACGGGCGTTCCGACCTGCCGGGGCCGCTGTGCCACGGCGTGATCGCCAAGGACGGCACGGTGCACCTCGTCGGGCACGGGCGGGCCAACCACGCGGGCAGTGGCGACGGGGACGTGCTGGACGCCGTCATCGCCGAGCGGACCCTTCCTCCCGACAACCAGGCCGACACGGACGGCAACCGGCACTTCTACGGCTTCGAATGCGTGAACCTGGGGGACAACAAGGACCCCTGGCCCCCCGCCCAGGTCGAGGCCATCGTGCGGGCCTCCGCGGCGCTCTGCCGTGCGCACGGCTGGGGCAAACAGGGCACGACGTCCGTGATCGGCCACCTGGAGTGGCAGCCGGGCAAGATCGATCCGCGTGGTCCCGGCATATCCATGAGCGACCTGCGCAAGCGCGTCGCGGAACGACTGAGGCATCCCGCCGACTGGGACCCCGAGGAGGACGACATGCCGCTGAGCGACGCCGACATCGAGAAGGTGGCCAAGGCCGCGGCGCGTCAGGTGGCGCTCTACCGGGACGAGCGTCTCGACGTGCGCGACGCGCGGCAGATGTGGGACGACGCGGCGAGTCCGCACCACACCTGGCAGTTCCGCCCCTCGGGCGCGGACGCGGACGCGTGGGGGCTGCTGAGCAGGACGCACTCCGAGGTCGTGGCTCTGCGCGCGGCCGTCGCCGAGTTGGCCGGCGCCCTGGCGGCGCAAGACGGCTCTGTGGACGCGGACGAGCTGGTCGCCAGGATCGAGCGGGCCGTCGCGGGCACGCGGGAGGAGTGA
- a CDS encoding DUF2637 domain-containing protein produces MSLNQQMMYDPAGTTHLFLPPELRVDPAADARDGYGGRAPREPSARRHRKERARLKWQSGTLRSWWLRCASLLLAAAAAVLVAMLSVLGGLVSYAPLRDAASPGVPQQLAAWWPLLIYGPWLVASLSILRAALHQRRVLHSWAVVLLFSGLAVCLCMSQAPRTPTSLAVAGLPPLSALFAFHQIVRQITLINPPRHALPRRRR; encoded by the coding sequence ATGTCACTGAACCAGCAGATGATGTACGACCCCGCGGGGACCACGCACCTGTTCCTGCCGCCGGAGCTGCGCGTCGACCCTGCCGCCGACGCACGCGACGGATACGGCGGACGGGCCCCGAGGGAGCCCTCGGCCCGTCGCCACCGCAAGGAGCGCGCCCGGCTGAAGTGGCAGAGCGGCACGCTGCGTTCGTGGTGGCTCCGATGCGCGAGCCTGCTGCTGGCCGCGGCCGCGGCGGTGCTGGTGGCCATGCTCAGTGTGCTGGGCGGACTGGTCTCCTACGCGCCGCTGCGGGACGCCGCCTCTCCCGGCGTCCCGCAGCAACTCGCCGCCTGGTGGCCGTTGCTGATCTACGGCCCCTGGCTGGTCGCCTCGCTGTCGATCCTGCGCGCGGCACTGCACCAACGGCGCGTCCTGCACTCGTGGGCGGTCGTCCTCCTCTTCTCGGGGCTCGCCGTGTGCCTGTGCATGTCACAGGCGCCGAGGACCCCGACGAGCCTGGCCGTCGCGGGGCTGCCGCCGCTGTCGGCCCTGTTCGCGTTCCATCAGATCGTCCGCCAGATCACGTTGATCAACCCGCCCCGGCACGCGCTGCCGCGCCGGCGCCGCTGA